The Aphanothece sacrum FPU1 nucleotide sequence ACTAATGGAAAAACTCTACGAAGGAAAAGCCAAAATTCTCTATCCGACCGATGATCCGGAGGTTTTGTTGACACAATTCAAAGATGATGCAACGGCATTTAACGCTTTAAAAAAGGGGACAATTGTCGGCAAAGGAGAAATTAATTGTACAATTTCTACCGCCTTATTTCAATGGCTAGAATCCGTCGGCATTTCCACCCATTTTATCGCCCAACCAGCCCCCACACAAATGTTAGTCCGTCGAGTCAAAATAATCCCCCTTGAGGTAGTGGTCAGGAATATTGCGGCTGGAAGTCTGTGCCGGCAAACCGGATTAGTCGAAGGTCAGATTTTACCTTTTCCCCTAGTAGAATTTTACCTAAAAAATGACGAATTAGGAGATCCATTATTAACAAGCGATCGCTTATTAATTTTAGACTTAAGTACCCCCGATCAAGTAGAAGAACTAAAAAGCTTAGCTTTAAAAATTAATCAGCATTTGAGCAATTTTTTCAACAGTT carries:
- the purC gene encoding phosphoribosylaminoimidazolesuccinocarboxamide synthase — its product is MEKLYEGKAKILYPTDDPEVLLTQFKDDATAFNALKKGTIVGKGEINCTISTALFQWLESVGISTHFIAQPAPTQMLVRRVKIIPLEVVVRNIAAGSLCRQTGLVEGQILPFPLVEFYLKNDELGDPLLTSDRLLILDLSTPDQVEELKSLALKINQHLSNFFNSCQITLVDFKLEFGLDSQGKLLLADEISPDTCRLWDHTENDPREKVLDKDRFRRDLGQVEAAYQEVQQRVLEKIASEKP